The genomic segment TTGAGGATGCGCGTGTCTCGGAAGTAGTAGAGGCTGTTGCTGCCCATGTTGTAGCTGGCCACGGCCGCCTGCGCCGCCTTCTGCACCTGCGGATCGTTGGGTTCCAGGTCCCTCCGTCCTCCGACTAAGACCTCCCCCGGCCGGGCCCGGGTGTCGCGGGTCAGCGCCAGGAGGCAGAAcaccagcagggccaggcccagcgTCCGCGGGACGTTGGGATGCGCCATAGTTGTCAGTGCCTGGATAGCCTGGCCCCGCTGCTTTTAAGGGCTCAGGGTTCTGAGGCCCCGCCCAACCATACACAGCCCGCCCCGTGGCCTCCATGCGTCCCTGCTTAGGGCTGCCCAGTCTGGCAAGGACCCCTTCCCAGCACAACTTTGCGCCGGGATTCTTGCCCTGCCCTCTAGGATACACCCACTCCTGTGAAGGAAAGGACAGTGGCATTCACCCACAAAAAGTGCCACTATTGAGGACCAACAGGAGGCCCGTCGGTCCGAAATATCAGCAGCTATGAGCAAGTTCGTACTATCACCCAATTTACTAACTGTACCTCGGAGAATTTACTCCACCTCTCACTGCCTCAGCTTGCCCCTCTGTAAACTGGGGTGCTGTGAGGACTCAACAGGTAACGTGCTTAGGGCAGGCATGGCACTACAGGGCAATAGCAGCCAAGCAGGGCACAGCTGTGCTGAGCTGGACACTGTTGACCCTCACAACTAGCAGGCAGTGGGAATCTAATTTCCACttaacagaggaggaaacaggacACCAGGGACAACCGATCTGCCCAAGGACCCCAGACGGTGAACAGTAAATGGTGATGCTGGCATTTGAGACCCAACAGTCTAACTCAAATCTTCGCCCTTAAACCAGACTGAGATCAAAGCCATGATAAATGGCCAGAACGGCTTGTCttaccagctctgccactgactgggTGACTTCTGACATGCCCCTCGAGCTTCCAGAGCCTCAGTGCCCTCGTCCAAAGGGGACTATTCTGTTTTGAGGCTGTTTTATTAATCTGGCCTGAGACTGGGTCTCCCGTAGGGAAGCTGGGCGTGGGCTGGAAGTACCAGTAAAACAGGATGCTACAGTTTTCTGAGGGGGGGCATAATAATCTGGTAACATAAAAAAACAGTACTGAGGTGAGCACGGAAGCGGCCGGATTTTGTCGGGATTCCCTGTGCCTGGCTACGGGCACAGGACTCTCTTCACCCCGTTGTTGGGGGAAGCAGGCCTTTTGCCCGCAGCACACTAAGATCGGGTCAGTGCTCGGGGTCGAGGATCTTCATCCGGGCTTGGCAGAGGTACTGGTTTATAGGACGACACAGTCCGTGCTTAGTAAGTGGTCATTATTACAGTTGACCCCTGAATGACAGGGGTTTGGGCTGCATGAGTCCACTTATGCATGTTTTTTTACCCAAGAAATACTGTACATGTGTTCTCATGATTTTCTTAACATCTTTTCTCTGGCTTAGTGTAAGAACACAGGGTATAATACATACAACATACACATATGTGCGAACAGCCTGTTTTATGTTACTGGGAAGGCTTCTGGTCAGTAGAGAGCTATTAATCTGGGGTGGCCGTCAGTGTTCAGGGGCCAACCATACCGTGATAAATGAGTAAGCATCCAGCATCTCCTGGCACCAGTGCGGTCACTGCCTAGTTCGGAAGCTGCCCCACCCTCTTCCCAGCTGTGAAAACAACCTTGTGATTCCAAGGAACTGCCACAAGCTTGTTGTGGGCTCAGGTGCCTGCCTTAGAGAGACAGACCCCGGTCTGAAGAGAGCCGGTAGgctggaggtgggtttggggaggaggCCAAGGCCACGCAGGAACCTGACCTGAGAAACCAGGAGTGGGGATTGTAAGAGGCCCAGGAGAGCACctcaggaaaggaagaaggggcaGCCGCAAGGGACCAGGAGCCTCCTCTGGCTCTCCCAGGTCTGCTTTCCCGTCACCTGGAGTTCAGCCACGGCCACTTACTTCCAACAACTCCCTGGTAAATTAGCTGAGGCAGAGTCCCCAGCTCACTTGCCCCTACTTACCTGCCATTTCTCTGTGCTGACGCCGATGAGTCTTTTGCACCCCAACCTAACAATTACCAGACTTTTCACCTcgtatattttctctctctccctttttttaaagactttatttatttttagggagaggggaagggaaggagaaagagagggagagatacatcagtgtgtggttgcctctcatgcacctccccggcgacctggcccgcaacccaggcatgtgccctagactgggaatggaacgaGCAACCCTTTGGGTtaacaggccagcgctcaatccactgagccacaccagccagggctcacctcgTCTATTCTCATAAGCAGCACAGAGTAGAGAGCATCATCTTTATTCTGCAGATGAAGAAAGTTAACCAGAGAGGTCAGGAccacttgtctaaggtcacacagcgagaAGCAGGGTTTTGGTGAgaagaggggcaggggaagggagacgAACACTTCCTGAACTGGTCCGCGCCAGGGACTCAACACAGGTGCTCTCATCCTCCCAGCGGTTCTGCAGAGGcgctatttccttttttttacaagGCAGAAATGAGATCCAAGCGGAAGGGTCAGTGGGGGTGTCTGCGGTGGCACTCAAGGGCCAGCATCCTGGTGTGTTAGTCCCGAACTGCTCCATCGGAATACAAGGCCTGCTGTGCAGGCCTGTATCCCTGGAGGTGGGGTACCCTGGGAGGGCTTCCCAGGGCTGGACTCCACCCTGTTGACCCCTGAAGGACCACCCTGGCTTCCAGGAGGCCTGAGCCAGGTGTGAGCCCAAGGTGGGCCAGCCCCACTGGCCACAGGGCCTCCCTCTCCAGTTTTGCTGTAGCCCAGACATCCCAGCCCAGGTCACCCCAGCACCACTCGCTTGGTCCTGGCCAGTGGGTCTCACCGACCAGGGTGGGTCCTTGACATTCCCTTCACCCTGGGATCAGGCCACCAAGGGCCTTCATGCTGACCCCTGAAACCCTCTTTGTTGAACCCTTAACCTTTactccctcccccagggctctGCTCCCCTTTCCTGCCTGACCCCATCCTGGGAGACCTTGTGGCAGGAAAACTACGGCCAGCACTAACAAAAACTCCCCCCTGAGGAGCGGCTCTCCAACTGCAGGGGCCTTGCCTTCCTTAGGGGTTGACTCTCCACCCTCCTGCACAGCTGAGTGGGCACTGAGGGCAGCGAGGCGCCTTGCTGCAGGTCGCACAGACCAAAGGAAGTACAGAGACCAGGCCTGGACCCACCTGGCTCTTTCAGGCCACCACCAGTCAAGGTCAGGTGGTCCCTGCAGGGAGGGGACAACGTGAAAGGAGGGTTGACAGTCACGAGCACACACTGTGAGGCATCACACTATCTGGGCTGCCACCGGGGCCGATGCATTGGGCTTGGGTTCGCCCTGTAGCCTCCCCTACTTCCTTCCCAGGGGCAGCAGGACTCCCTCAGGACCCGAGTGCACGGGTAGgattccgcccccccccccccccccgggccagATCTGAACACTCACGACTACACTGGCTGAGGgggtcaggccctggctgggcacaGTGGCAGCAGGGTGTGGGTAGGACAATGGTACTGAGTCAATACCTGCTGACTTCCAGGCCCACCTATGCCTGCCAACAAAGCAGGTCCTGTTGGGCAGTGTGGGCTGACATTTAGATAAGCtgatttctccctctccccacctgcatCTGTTTCCTCCAACACCCAGGCCTGCTGGCTGAGTCGGGGCTGCGTCCCTGAAACGCCAGTGTCACACTGCACATTCTAGACGCTGGGTCCCCTGTTGCTCCAGGACGGAGCCAGAAGCTATGTGGGACGCACCAAGCGGGCCAGATAAAGGGTCTGGGCCTTTCCGAGCTGTCACAGGTGCTGCCTGAGCCCTGAGGGGAAGGTGAGGAATCAGGCTCCACCTCTCCAGAGACAAAGCctgtgggtgaggtggggagagcCCGCCACACGCAGAGCA from the Desmodus rotundus isolate HL8 chromosome 5, HLdesRot8A.1, whole genome shotgun sequence genome contains:
- the CST6 gene encoding cystatin-M, whose product is MAHPNVPRTLGLALLVFCLLALTRDTRARPGEVLVGGRRDLEPNDPQVQKAAQAAVASYNMGSNSLYYFRDTRILKAQSQLVAGIKYYLTVEMGSTACRKSAVTGDRMDLTTCPLAAGAQEEKLRCDFEILVVPWENTSRLLKHHCMPV